Genomic window (Caldinitratiruptor microaerophilus):
TGGCCCCGGTGTCGACGTACAGGTAGCCGAGGCGGGCCGCCACCAGCCGGGCGACGGTGCTCTTCCCGGCTCCCGCCGGCCCGTCGATGGCGATCACCAGGCGCCTCCCGGCCCCGGGTCCGGTCAACGGCGATCCCCGCTCCAGTCGGGCCGCAGGACCACGGCCCGGCGGAGGTACACGTGGCGGATGGCCTCCGGGGGCCGATCCGTGTTGACGTGGATCAAGACCCGAATACACATAGGTAGGCTGCCCGGCACGGGGATCTCCGTGGCACACAGCATCGGGACCAGGTGCCATCCCCGCTTCCGGGCGGCCTCCGCCGGGAAGGTCGCGTTGAGTTCCGAGGTGACGGTGAAGAAAACGCTGGCGATGTCGTCAGGGCTGATCTCGTTCTGGCGGGCCATCTCCTCCAGCAATTCTTCCGTCGCCCGGATGATTTCCTCACTATCGTTCCGCTCGACCGTCGTGGCCCCGCGAATCCCGCGGATCATGAACGACAAAGCACCTCAATTCCGCAAGGGCGGCTCCCTCTCGAATTAGCTTAGCAGGGTGGCAACCGCCCGTCAAAGGGCTCTCGCGCCCCTGTGCACCCCTGCGGCTCTCGCCCCCATCTGCGGC
Coding sequences:
- the aroH gene encoding chorismate mutase, encoding MIRGIRGATTVERNDSEEIIRATEELLEEMARQNEISPDDIASVFFTVTSELNATFPAEAARKRGWHLVPMLCATEIPVPGSLPMCIRVLIHVNTDRPPEAIRHVYLRRAVVLRPDWSGDRR